In Fundulus heteroclitus isolate FHET01 chromosome 8, MU-UCD_Fhet_4.1, whole genome shotgun sequence, a genomic segment contains:
- the LOC110368519 gene encoding uncharacterized protein LOC110368519 — MERARISSQFRSIISKSLLIKPGPPAVYQLTTKKENFGPLTRITLGKKDLNKANRTVLLVGETGAGKSTIINSLVNYAMGVRFDHEIWFQIIEGEGEKQTESQTSDVIVYEIFGFEDRILPFSLTIIDTPGFGDTRGIEKDIIVSQRLFDLFRSDDGINEIHAVGLVVKATDNRVNDRLSYVFNSVMSLFGKNLEKSIVALITHSDGRTPKNVLQALAATKIKCAKNEKNQPIYFLFDNSQTDDRSEDIEFLKIATDISTKGMRAFTAFLEEKSAQKLMTTTDVLKERISLTACIQNLQERIQLTEQKQEELKQTHDALVKQVEDMNKSETVTVEVDDVYKERESLRSKKLFRFGLFEKAMVCTVCEENCHYPGCTLSPSPQHCDVIRKGRCTVCTGKCPPSAHVKENWRYVIKTKKVKKIIEIKKENKSEKFDPELKFKYIKGLAEQIQKLKDEKFQLVHESYQHVIQLEEIALKVESVSTLVHLDFLIEKMKETGDEAKVQKLEKMRSEMDEGTKLALQYLWGRMELCKSSQEPTHP, encoded by the coding sequence GAGAATCTCATCTCAGTTCAGGAGCATCATCTCTAAAAGCCTCCTTATCAAACCAGGACCCCCTGCTGTTTACCAACTaacaacaaaaaaggagaaCTTTGGACCTCTGACAAGAATAACTCTGGGAAAGAAAGATTTGAACAAGGCCAACAGAACGGTGCTGCTGGTGGGGGAAACAGGAGCAGGAAAGTCCACCATCATCAACTCTCTGGTCAACTACGCCATGGGAGTAAGGTTTGATCATGAAATCTGGTTTCAAATCATAGAAGGAGAAGGGGAAAAGCAGACTGAAAGCCAGACATCAGACGTGATCGTCTACGAGATCTTTGGGTTTGAGGATCGAATTCTGCCGTTCTCTCTGACCATCATCGACACGCCTGGATTTGGAGACACCAGAGGGATTGAGAAAGATATTATTGTCAGTCAAAGATTGTTTGACTTGTTTCGATCAGATGATGGCATTAATGAGATTCATGCTGTGGGTCTGGTGGTGAAGGCCACAGATAACCGAGTCAATGATCGCCTTTCATACGTCTTCAATTCAGTCATGTCTCTGTTtgggaaaaacctggagaaAAGCATCGTGGCTCTCATTACTCACTCAGATGGAAGAACGCCCAAAAATGTTCTTCAAGCTCTTGCAGCTACAAAAATCAAATGtgccaaaaatgaaaagaatcaACCTATTTACTTCCTTTTTGATAACTCCCAAACTGATGACCGATCTGAGGACATCGAGTTCCTAAAAATTGCTACTGACATTTCAACAAAAGGAATGAGAGCCTTCACTGCCTTCCTGGAGGAGAAATCGGCTCAAAAACTGATGACGACTACGGACGTCCTGAAGGAACGCATCAGCCTGACGGCCTGTATCCAGAACCTGCAGGAGAGAATCCAGTTAACTGAGCAGAAACAGGAGGAACTGAAACAAACCCATGATGCTCTGGTCAAACAAGTAGAAGACATGAACAAATCTGAGACCGTCACTGTAGAAGTCGATGACGTCTACAAAGAAAGGGAGTCTCTTCGAAGTAAGAAGCTTTTCAGGTTTGGTCTCTTTGAAAAAGCGATGGTCTGCACCGTCTGTGAGGAGAACTGCCACTATCCTGGCTGTACACTCAGTCCCAGTCCCCAACATTGTGACGTCATTAGAAAAGGTCGTTGCACTGTCTGCACCGGGAAATGTCCTCCATCAGCTCATGTGAAGGAAAACTGGAGATATGtcataaaaaccaaaaaggttAAGAAGATTATAGAAATCAAGAAAGAGAACAAGTCAGAGAAGTTCGACCCTGAACTCAAGTTTAAATATATCAAAGGTCTTGCAGAGCAGATACAGAAACTGAAAGACGAGAAGTTCCAGCTGGTCCATGAGTCCTACCAACATGTCATCCAACTGGAGGAGATCGCACTCAAGGTGGAATCTGTCTCCACTCTTGTCCACCTGGATTTCCTGAttgagaagatgaaggaaactGGAGATGAAGCAAAGGTCCAGAAATTGGAGAAAATGAGAAGTGAAATGGATGAAGGAACCAAATTAGCGCTGCAATATTTGTGGGGCAGAATGGAACTGTGTAAAAGCAGTCAAGAACCGACACATCCGTGA